Genomic window (Oryza sativa Japonica Group chromosome 3, ASM3414082v1):
CAAAGTTTGGCAAATACCAGTCTAAAGAAGAACACCAAAGTTTGGCAAATACCAGTCTATACAGATGATTGATAATAGCTGGTTATCTGACCACCCGGCATTGTGCACTGCAGCACGTTTTgttcatacatatatatatatgcacatgtgTTCGTATGGGAGAGGTGTGAAATTGTTTCTTCATTCTTTTCACAATTAGTTAGAGAGTAGGTTATAGGAGGAATTTTGTTTGTAGcagaatgcatatatatatatatatatatatatatatatatatatatatatatatatatatatatatatatatatatatatatatatcccatTTTGCATTCTCTGTATATTCATGTATAACAATCAACTGGCACCTCGAGGTTCAGTTCTGGGGATAATAATTAGTCGATCGATACTACTTTAATGATGATTTTTCTTAATTGTGCAAACCGGCCTTTTCTTCCTTATTGCAGCCCCCGTGAATTGTAATGGCATATTTCCAAATAGCTGAAGTTgcaatggcatggttccaattaaCCCTTCTATGATAGCCCGGTCGAAGGGACGTCGTGACATGTCTGGcggcagtactccctccgttccgtaAAATACTAACCTAGTTACATTCTGTtctagatttattttatttttttatgtaacggagggagtagcttctTCGAGGCTTTTTTATCAACTGTCTGCACTCTGAAGTAGTGCAGTTCCAtctagtaaaaaaattaaactgtCTGCAAGACTGCAATCAGCTGTCTGGTTACCTGTGTCTTTTAATTTGATGTAAGGTAAGCAGTGAAATTTGATAGCAAGGAAATTCCAACTCTATATGCGTTCAATTTTGTAGATTCAAGAAGACTAGAATATGAATTCTTAGGAGTTGTTTGGTTGATAGCTAAATTTACCGCACCTCACTTTCTCACAAGTGTGTCATGTCACACAAAGTGAGGCACAATTTGTTAGCCAGTGTGGCTAAGTTTAGCAATAATTTGAGTCTATGATGCGTAGACCTAATGACTAGCGAAGTGAGACATGATATAAGTGTGATAACCAACCAAACAATATACTAACAAATTGTGACATGCTTAAGATTTGGCATGGCAACCATTGGGAGCCAACCAAATAGCCTGTAAACCTACCATAGCACTTACAATGTTAATTCGTCCGTCAAATAAACAAGAAAACAATATTGACTGATGCATGTAAAGAGAATCGACTCACATTCTTCCTAGTTTACACAATTTCCTCTGGCTAGCTAAAAATCTTAAAAGAAAAACGAAAGTTCGACAAGAAAACCTTCTTGCTCTAACTAGCTATCGACTACCACCCTCGAATAATCTTAACTCGATCATGCTCCCTGGAGAAAAACAATCAAGTTACAACTGGCTAGTTCTTGCAGATCAATAATCAGGACTGATGGACTATCTCTAATTAATAACAAAAATTACTAACAAACAAACTAGGACCGGCCTACTACTACACTCTCATGCATTCCTACGTACATATCAGatcaaacaaaaacaattaactgAGCCACATAAAATGCCTGCTATCTAGCTACCCTGGGCAGGTTATACAGCTGCagctacgtacgtacgtacaaacGTACCTCTCACTATGTACACTACAATTAAGCATTCAAGCTACGTAGGAGTACGTGCTAGTGTGCTACAGTGACCTAagtttagctagctagctaagctaccCCTCGCTTCCCTGCTCGTCTCCTTCGTCTTCCTGCACCAGCTGCACCCTCCTCTTCTTGCCATGGTCGTCGTCCAGCCGGACGCCGAACAGCCgcaccgccgcgtcgtcgtcgttgtcaccggacggcgaggcggcgcaacGGCGGCGTTCGGTCGTCGACGGGCCGAGCTCCACCAGCCTGCAGCTGGTGGCggccgccagcggcggcggcgccactgGCTCCACGTGGTTCTGCAGGAAGTAGATGATGTCGTTGTAGAGCTTCCTCATGTGCGCCAGCTCCGACAGCAGCAGCGAGttgcgccgccgcagctgccggTTGTCCTCCGACAGCGCCGCCAGCaagtcgcctccgccgccggcgtagTCCGCCGGAGAGGAGCAGTACTCTTCCTGGAAATGgtaggctgctgctgctgctgctccaacCGGAGGAGacctcggcgtcgtcggcggcgagaagAGGCTGAGGGGGTAATGCTGGT
Coding sequences:
- the LOC107277264 gene encoding heat stress transcription factor B-4d codes for the protein MAFLVERCGGEMVVSMERSHGRSTTTAAAVTAAPAPFLSKTYQLVDDPSTDDVVSWGEDEATFVVWRPPEFARDLLPNYFKHNNFSSFVRQLNTYGFRKIVADRWEFANEFFRKGAKHLLSEIHRRKSSSCSQPQPPPPFPMHQHYPLSLFSPPTTPRSPPVGAAAAAAYHFQEEYCSSPADYAGGGGDLLAALSEDNRQLRRRNSLLLSELAHMRKLYNDIIYFLQNHVEPVAPPPLAAATSCRLVELGPSTTERRRCAASPSGDNDDDAAVRLFGVRLDDDHGKKRRVQLVQEDEGDEQGSEG